The proteins below are encoded in one region of Apium graveolens cultivar Ventura chromosome 4, ASM990537v1, whole genome shotgun sequence:
- the LOC141718799 gene encoding uncharacterized protein LOC141718799: MGMRLEFIVLVMLGTSLLCHSRDLGIMDPFAGKTLSVSQAKYLGLEWETKASKDVGKKENVCTLCEEFATDAQNYLSANKTQKEIVDMLQKSCTKLHSFKQECLTLVDYYVPLFFMEISSIEPEDFCQKVNLCEQITFISQHLKKDSCEFCQKTVAEALLKLKDPDTELELVEMLLKVCNSVKGYEKQCKKMVFEYGPIILVNAEHLLESNDICTMLHACESSISNTKQAYSEETIMLASS; the protein is encoded by the exons ATGGGCATGAGATTGGAGTTCATAGTTCTTGTTATGTTGGGGACTAGCTTGCTGTGTCATTCTAGGGACTTGGGAATCATGGATCCTTTTGCTGGAAAAACTCTGTCAG TCTCGCAGGCAAAATATTTGGGTTTGGAATGGGAAACTAAAGCTTCTAAAGATGTTGGCAAGAAAGAAAATGTTTGCACGCTGTGTGAAGAATTTGCTACAGATGCGCAGAATTACTTATCTGCTAACAAAACTCAAAAGGAGATTGTGGACATGCTTCAGAAGTCATGCACAAAGCTGCACTCTTTCAAGCAAGAG TGTCTCACATTGGTGGATTATTATGTTCCTCTTTTCTTCATGGAGATCTCCTCTATAGAGCCTGAAGATTTCTGCCAGAAGGTCAATctttgtgaacaaataacttttatTTCTCAGCATCTCAAGAAGGATAGCTGTGAGTTTTGCCAGAAAACCGTTGCAGAAGCTTTGTTGAAGTTGAAAGATCCCGATACTGAG CTGGAATTGGTTGAAATGCTACTAAAGGTTTGCAATTCAGTGAAGGGCTATGAGAAACAG TGTAAAAAGATGGTGTTCGAGTACGGACCTATAATACTTGTGAACGCAGAGCATTTGCTAGAATCAAATGACATATGCACTATGCTCCATGCTTGCGAGTCATCCATATCAAATACCAAACAAGCATACTCGGAAGAAACAATCATGCTTGCTTCATCTTAA
- the LOC141718805 gene encoding CBL-interacting protein kinase 2-like, which translates to MEHKPIVLMERYELGRLLGKGNFAKVYHARNIKTGMSVAIKMIDKEKVMRVGMIEQIKREISVMRLVKHPNIVQLYEVMASKSKVYFVMEHVKGGELFDKVSKGKLSEDAAKMYFKQLISAVDFCHSRGVYHRDLKLENILLDENGNLKVSDFGLSALAESKRQDGMLHTTCGTPAYVAPEVIGKTGYDGCQADIWSCGVILYVLLAGYLPFYDSNLMEMYRKIVKAEFKYPSGFPVEARRLVSKMLDPNPSTRISIPKIIQKPWFQIGFNLKTRNAEVETILEADDFSSVESTSNLLEQRLELDKLCDLNAFDIISLSAGFDLSCLFEKKHQKREVRITSMYPLQTIISKFENVAKKLRLQLTKEGGMLKLEGEKEGRKGVLSIYAEIFEITPNFHLIEVNKARGDTLEYQKVVTEDIQPALKDISSTWQGYEEKSKN; encoded by the coding sequence ATGGAACATAAGCCAATTGTGCTGATGGAGCGCTATGAGCTGGGGAGACTTTTGGGAAAAGGAAACTTTGCTAAGGTCTATCATGCAAGGAACATCAAAACTGGCATGAGTGTTGCGATTAAGATGATCGACAAAGAAAAAGTTATGAGGGTTGGAATGATTGAGCAGATCAAAAGAGAGATTTCTGTCATGAGACTTGTTAAACACCCCAACATTGTGCAGCTTTACGAAGTTATGGCTAGCAAATCCAAGGTTTATTTCGTAATGGAACATGTTAAAGGCGGTGAGCTTTTTGATAAGGTGTCGAAAGGGAAGCTTAGTGAAGATGCTGCAAAGATGTATTTTAAGCAGTTGATTAGTGCTGTTGATTTTTGTCATAGTAGAGGCGTTTATCACAGGGATCTGAAACTGGAGAATATATTGCTAGATGAGAATGGGAATCTTAAGGTCTCGGATTTTGGATTGAGTGCTCTTGCTGAGTCAAAGCGTCAGGATGGAATGCTTCACACCACGTGTGGGACGCCTGCATATGTTGCTCCTGAAGTGATTGGTAAAACAGGTTATGATGGATGTCAAGCTGATATTTGGTCATGTGGAGTTATTTTGTATGTTCTTCTGGCTGGGTATCTTCCATTCTATGATTCTAATTTGATGGAAATGTACAGGAAGATTGTTAAGGCAGAGTTCAAGTATCCTAGTGGATTCCCAGTGGAAGCGCGCAGATTAGTATCAAAGATGTTGGATCCCAATCCGAGCACCAGAATATCCATACCCAAGATCATTCAAAAACCTTGGTTCCAGATAGGGTTCAACCTCAAAACCAGAAATGCTGAGGTAGAAACCATTCTAGAAGCTGACGATTTCAGCTCTGTAGAGAGTACCAGCAACTTATTAGAACAACGACTAGAACTTGACAAGCTTTGTGATCTAAATGCTTTTGATATCATCTCCCTTTCGGCAGGCTTTGATTTGTCATGCCTCTTTGAAAAGAAGCATCAAAAAAGGGAAGTAAGGATTACATCCATGTATCCGCTTCAGACCATCATCTCCAAGTTTGAAAATGTAGCTAAAAAGCTAAGATTGCAACTAACCAAGGAAGGAGGTATGTTGAAATTGGAAGGGGAAAAAGAAGGTCGAAAAGGTGTATTATCCATATATGCCGAAATCTTTGAGATTACTCCAAATTTTCATCTGATTGAGGTCAACAAGGCAAGGGGAGATACTTTGGAGTATCAGAAGGTGGTGACAGAGGACATACAGCCAGCACTGAAAGACATTTCCTCTACTTGGCAGGGGTATGAAGAAAAATCTAAGAACTAG